From the genome of Phreatobacter cathodiphilus, one region includes:
- a CDS encoding outer membrane protein: MKTFILATTALVAFAAGAQAADLGVPRAPVAAAVVAPVFNWTGFYLGAQIGYGWLNGSSTFDNGAPTLPVRSNGVFGGVHAGYNYQINNAVLGFEGDIEISGIRGIRTDLTGGTSSGRFDDRWQGSLRARAGVAVDRALLYVTGGLAFAQFGLSGGPAGGQLQGYNMTRAGWTLGAGVEYAFAPNWTTRLEYRYANYGSVARDLAPLYPFVIQRTSLQAHTVRLGVSYLFSTGPSAVVARY, encoded by the coding sequence ATGAAGACGTTCATTCTCGCCACCACCGCCCTCGTGGCCTTCGCCGCCGGCGCCCAGGCCGCCGACCTCGGCGTGCCGCGCGCGCCTGTCGCGGCGGCTGTCGTCGCCCCGGTCTTCAACTGGACCGGCTTCTATCTCGGCGCCCAGATTGGCTATGGCTGGCTGAACGGCTCATCCACCTTCGACAACGGCGCGCCGACCCTCCCGGTGCGATCGAACGGCGTTTTCGGCGGCGTTCATGCCGGTTACAACTACCAGATCAACAATGCCGTCCTCGGCTTCGAGGGCGACATTGAGATCTCGGGCATTCGCGGGATCCGGACCGATCTGACCGGGGGCACGTCATCTGGTCGCTTCGACGACCGCTGGCAGGGTTCGCTGCGCGCGCGCGCCGGTGTCGCCGTCGACAGGGCTCTCCTCTACGTGACCGGCGGCCTCGCGTTCGCCCAGTTCGGTCTGTCGGGTGGTCCGGCTGGTGGCCAGCTCCAGGGCTATAACATGACCCGCGCCGGCTGGACGCTCGGCGCCGGCGTCGAGTATGCCTTCGCCCCGAACTGGACCACGCGCCTCGAGTACCGTTATGCGAATTACGGCAGCGTTGCCCGTGACCTGGCGCCGCTTTATCCGTTCGTGATCCAGCGGACGTCGCTGCAGGCGCACACGGTCCGTCTCGGCGTGAGCTACCTCTTCTCGACCGGCCCGTCGGCCGTCGTCGCACGCTACTGA
- a CDS encoding aldehyde dehydrogenase family protein yields the protein MSTQTIAATRAVAPNYLNVVDGRSVAALGGATLDVVGPSDGAVLTQMPRSGAEDVDRAVAAARKAFEEGPWGRMTATERGRLLCKLGEAILANHDELSFLESVDTGKPARQGKADITAAARYFEFYGTAADKVHGETIPFLNGYTVAVVRDPHGVTGHIVPWNYPAQIFGRSVAASLACGNTCVVKPAEDACLSLIRICELALEVGFPPGVLNLVTGLGEEAGAALSSHRGIDFISFTGSPEVGTLIQAAAAKNHIGCTLELGGKSPQVVFKDADFDAAVPSLVNAIIQNGGQTCSAGSRMLVERPAYDELVARVAERFRTVRVGAWDMDLDCGPMITPGQKKRVEDFLARARADGIPVLAEGQLAPNLPPNGYYVAPTLFGPVPRSNRLACDEVFGPVLSAIPFDDEEDAVRLANGTDFGLVAGVWSRDAKRSMRVARAMRCGQVFVNGYGAGGGIELPFGGVKKSGHGREKGFEALYEFSASKTVVINHG from the coding sequence ATGAGCACCCAGACCATCGCCGCCACCCGCGCCGTCGCGCCGAACTATCTCAACGTGGTCGACGGCCGGAGCGTCGCGGCGCTCGGCGGGGCCACCCTCGACGTGGTCGGCCCCTCGGACGGCGCGGTCCTCACGCAGATGCCGCGCAGCGGCGCCGAGGACGTCGACCGCGCCGTCGCCGCCGCCCGCAAGGCCTTCGAGGAGGGCCCCTGGGGCCGCATGACCGCCACCGAGCGCGGCCGCCTGCTCTGCAAGCTGGGCGAAGCCATCCTCGCCAACCACGACGAGCTCTCCTTCCTCGAGAGCGTCGACACCGGCAAGCCGGCCCGCCAGGGCAAGGCCGACATCACCGCTGCCGCCCGCTATTTCGAGTTCTACGGCACCGCCGCCGACAAGGTGCACGGCGAGACCATCCCCTTCCTCAACGGCTACACCGTCGCCGTCGTCCGCGACCCCCACGGCGTCACCGGCCACATCGTGCCCTGGAACTATCCGGCGCAGATCTTCGGCCGCTCCGTCGCCGCCTCCCTCGCCTGCGGCAACACCTGCGTGGTGAAGCCGGCGGAGGACGCCTGCCTCTCCCTCATCCGCATCTGCGAGCTGGCCCTCGAGGTCGGCTTCCCGCCGGGCGTGCTCAACCTCGTCACCGGCCTCGGCGAGGAGGCGGGCGCGGCCCTCTCCTCCCATCGCGGCATCGACTTCATCTCCTTCACCGGCTCTCCGGAGGTGGGCACGCTGATCCAGGCGGCGGCGGCGAAGAACCATATCGGCTGCACCCTGGAGCTCGGCGGCAAGTCGCCCCAGGTGGTGTTCAAGGACGCCGACTTCGACGCGGCGGTGCCGAGCCTCGTCAACGCCATCATCCAGAACGGCGGCCAGACCTGCTCGGCAGGTTCCCGCATGCTGGTGGAGCGCCCCGCCTATGACGAGCTCGTCGCGCGCGTCGCCGAGCGTTTCCGCACCGTGCGCGTCGGCGCCTGGGACATGGATCTCGACTGCGGCCCGATGATCACCCCCGGCCAGAAGAAGCGCGTCGAGGACTTCCTCGCCCGCGCCCGCGCCGACGGCATTCCGGTCCTCGCCGAGGGCCAGCTCGCGCCGAACCTGCCGCCCAACGGCTACTACGTCGCGCCCACCCTGTTCGGCCCGGTGCCGCGCTCCAACCGCCTCGCCTGCGACGAGGTCTTCGGCCCGGTCCTCTCCGCCATTCCCTTCGACGACGAGGAGGACGCCGTCCGCCTCGCCAACGGCACCGATTTCGGCCTCGTCGCTGGCGTCTGGAGCCGCGACGCGAAGCGCTCCATGCGGGTCGCCCGCGCCATGCGCTGCGGCCAGGTCTTCGTCAACGGCTACGGCGCCGGCGGCGGCATCGAGCTGCCCTTCGGCGGCGTCAAGAAGTCCGGCCACGGCCGCGAGAAGGGCTTCGAGGCGCTCTACGAGTTCTCCGCCTCCAAGACCGTCGTCATCAACCACGGCTGA
- a CDS encoding glucose 1-dehydrogenase, whose translation MRLKDKVAIVTGGAQGFGLGIVETFAKEGARVVVLDLNEEGAKAAAKPFGRKAFGMKCDVSKARDVQRAVAKTLERFGRVDVLVNNAGTSHRNRPMLEVDEETFDRVFDVNVKSIFHFAHAVVPPMRAQGGGAIINVGSTAGIRPRPGLAWYNASKGAVNLLTKSMAVELAPDKIRVCALAPVAGDTPLLGMFMGEDTPEMRKKFIASIPMGRLSTPKDIADAALFLAADPGNFLTGVVLEVDGGRCI comes from the coding sequence ATGCGTCTCAAGGACAAGGTCGCCATCGTCACCGGCGGCGCGCAGGGCTTCGGTCTCGGCATCGTCGAGACCTTCGCCAAGGAGGGCGCGCGCGTCGTCGTCCTCGACCTCAACGAGGAGGGCGCCAAGGCGGCGGCCAAGCCCTTTGGCCGCAAGGCCTTCGGCATGAAGTGCGACGTCTCCAAGGCCAGGGACGTGCAGCGCGCCGTGGCCAAGACGCTGGAGCGCTTCGGCCGGGTCGACGTGCTGGTCAACAACGCCGGCACCTCCCACCGCAACCGCCCGATGCTGGAGGTCGACGAGGAGACCTTCGACCGCGTCTTCGACGTCAACGTGAAGTCGATCTTCCACTTCGCCCACGCGGTCGTCCCGCCCATGCGCGCCCAGGGCGGCGGCGCCATCATCAATGTCGGCTCCACCGCCGGCATCCGGCCGCGCCCGGGCCTCGCCTGGTACAACGCCTCCAAAGGCGCGGTGAACCTGCTCACCAAGTCGATGGCCGTGGAACTCGCCCCCGACAAGATCCGCGTCTGCGCCCTCGCCCCGGTGGCCGGCGACACGCCTCTCCTCGGCATGTTCATGGGCGAGGACACCCCGGAGATGCGCAAGAAGTTCATCGCCTCCATCCCCATGGGCCGCCTGTCGACGCCCAAGGACATCGCCGACGCGGCGCTGTTCCTCGCCGCCGATCCCGGCAACTTCCTCACCGGCGTCGTGCTGGAAGTGGATGGAGGACGCTGCATATGA
- a CDS encoding fumarylacetoacetate hydrolase family protein, translating to MTALALSAATTLPADGTAGTLVGRVFRPGLGPSVVAIRAEGVFDLTSAFPTTADLFDTADPAKAVAATAGERIGDLATLLANTPPDGRDASRPFFLSPVDLQAVKAAGVTFAISMVERVIEEQAKGVPERAAAIREEIGAIIGGELKGLKPGSPEAAALKKHLQERGLWSQYLEVGIGPDAEIFTKAPVLSSVGTGADVGIHPISTWNNPEPEVVLVIASTGRIVGATLGNDVNLRDVEGRSALLLGKAKDNNASAALGPFVRLFDGTFGIDHVRSMKIALTVTGEDGFVLDGRSDMAAISRDVEDLARQAIGPHHQYPDGLVLYCGTLFAPIKDRGEAGKGFTHRLGDIVTIASDGLGSLTNRVRLSTECPPWTEGIRSLMASLSRRRA from the coding sequence ATGACCGCCCTCGCCCTCTCCGCCGCCACCACCCTTCCCGCCGACGGCACGGCGGGAACCCTCGTCGGCCGCGTCTTCCGGCCGGGCCTCGGGCCCTCCGTGGTCGCGATCCGCGCAGAGGGCGTCTTCGACCTCACGAGCGCCTTCCCGACCACCGCCGACCTCTTCGATACGGCAGACCCGGCGAAGGCGGTGGCCGCCACCGCCGGCGAGCGCATCGGCGACCTCGCCACCCTGCTCGCCAACACCCCGCCCGACGGTCGCGACGCGTCGAGGCCCTTCTTCCTCTCCCCCGTCGACCTGCAGGCGGTGAAGGCGGCGGGCGTCACCTTCGCCATCTCCATGGTGGAGCGCGTCATCGAGGAACAGGCCAAGGGCGTGCCGGAGCGCGCCGCCGCCATTCGCGAGGAGATCGGCGCCATCATCGGCGGCGAGCTGAAAGGCCTCAAACCCGGCTCCCCGGAGGCCGCCGCCCTCAAGAAGCACCTGCAGGAGCGCGGGCTCTGGTCGCAATATCTCGAGGTCGGCATCGGTCCCGACGCGGAGATCTTCACCAAGGCCCCGGTCCTCTCTTCCGTCGGCACCGGCGCCGATGTCGGCATCCACCCGATCTCTACCTGGAACAACCCGGAGCCCGAGGTGGTGCTGGTCATCGCCTCGACGGGGCGCATCGTCGGCGCCACCCTCGGCAACGACGTCAACCTGCGCGACGTCGAGGGCCGCTCGGCCCTGCTCCTCGGCAAGGCGAAGGACAACAACGCCTCCGCCGCCCTCGGTCCCTTCGTGCGCCTGTTCGACGGCACCTTCGGCATCGACCACGTCAGGTCCATGAAGATCGCCCTCACCGTCACCGGCGAGGATGGCTTCGTGCTCGACGGCCGCAGCGACATGGCGGCCATCTCGCGCGACGTCGAGGACCTGGCGCGCCAGGCCATCGGCCCGCACCACCAATATCCCGACGGGCTCGTGCTCTATTGCGGCACGCTCTTCGCGCCGATCAAGGACCGCGGCGAGGCCGGCAAGGGCTTCACCCACAGGCTCGGCGACATCGTCACCATCGCCAGCGACGGCCTCGGCAGCCTGACCAACCGGGTGCGGCTCTCGACCGAATGCCCACCCTGGACGGAGGGCATCCGCAGCCTGATGGCGAGCCTGTCGCGGCGGCGCGCCTGA
- a CDS encoding YodC family protein, producing MTFTPGDIVTLKSGGQPLTVTAIGDDEATCIWLGEEGDLFREAIPLVALQALDLEEEEGEDDEDGDDDEKDEEEEEAAA from the coding sequence ATGACGTTCACACCCGGCGATATCGTTACCCTGAAGTCCGGCGGCCAGCCGCTGACGGTCACCGCCATCGGCGACGACGAGGCCACCTGCATCTGGCTCGGCGAGGAGGGTGACCTCTTCCGTGAGGCCATTCCGCTCGTCGCCCTGCAGGCCCTCGACCTCGAGGAGGAAGAGGGTGAGGACGACGAGGATGGCGACGACGACGAGAAGGACGAGGAAGAGGAAGAGGCTGCGGCCTGA
- a CDS encoding N-acyl amino acid synthase FeeM domain-containing protein, translated as MTTANADGSFSRNVADLIARVTYRRIEAEEDRRAVYRLRYDCYLREGAIAENETGLFEDELDRAPNVSIFGLYLDGQLASSIRVHVATPEEPIAPALAVFGDILGPRIAAGETIVDPTRFVVDHESSRLHPGLPYATVRMGMLASEHAEADYALATVRTEHRAFYRRLLFMEPVGEARYYPNLKNPINLMGVSFPLMRQSVYKRYPFMASTREEQERLFGPRRSRVKVAVAGAAAAA; from the coding sequence ATGACAACGGCGAATGCTGACGGCTCGTTCTCGCGCAACGTCGCCGACCTGATCGCGCGGGTGACCTACCGGCGGATCGAGGCGGAGGAGGATCGCCGGGCGGTCTATCGCCTCCGCTACGACTGCTACCTGCGCGAAGGAGCCATCGCCGAGAACGAGACGGGGCTGTTCGAGGACGAGCTCGACCGGGCGCCCAACGTCTCGATCTTCGGGCTCTATCTCGACGGCCAGCTCGCGAGCTCGATCCGCGTCCACGTCGCCACCCCGGAGGAACCGATCGCGCCGGCCCTGGCCGTCTTCGGCGACATCCTGGGCCCGCGGATCGCGGCGGGGGAGACCATCGTCGACCCCACCCGCTTCGTCGTCGATCACGAGTCCTCGCGGCTCCATCCCGGCCTGCCCTACGCGACCGTGCGCATGGGCATGCTCGCCTCCGAACACGCGGAGGCGGACTACGCGCTGGCGACGGTGAGGACGGAGCACCGGGCCTTCTACCGCCGCCTCTTGTTCATGGAACCGGTCGGCGAGGCGCGCTACTATCCGAACCTGAAGAACCCGATCAACCTGATGGGCGTGTCGTTTCCGCTGATGCGGCAGAGCGTCTACAAGCGTTATCCGTTCATGGCCTCGACGCGCGAGGAGCAGGAGCGCCTGTTCGGACCGCGGCGGAGCCGCGTCAAGGTGGCGGTGGCCGGAGCGGCCGCCGCGGCCTGA
- a CDS encoding putative bifunctional diguanylate cyclase/phosphodiesterase, translating into MQGKSSSDMMRELPVEIYVSMVDALYEDVRSLLLGIVAALAGTVYTAYLTGHPLLVCFPFAIVLIGAVRTMRMMAYRRVRTEVVTYEQALRWEREYTVGANLLVFTIGIWCFATFNLTQSMAAHLFCVSVALSYMVGVTGRNFANGPFVDNQIALLCAPLVLGMVMTGVWDYLILACFAVPFFGSVRSIARRLRDILLNAIIAKRDVSLLADRFDTALNNMPHGLAMFDADGRLVVVNRRWAQILPLDPDSLAPGARARAIVAAYVDLGILSERDGGRVLDAVARRVDGLAREQFELQANGCNVDLTFQPMETGGLVVAIEDITEKRRTEARIAHMARHDALTGLPNRSLFQERLETALAMTADDDMLAVLFVDLDHFQQVNDTLGHTVGDAVLVAVADRLRFAVGENDVVARFGADEFVVLQSGGRTVNDVTTLAARIIETISDITQIDEKPIAIGASVGIALAPRDGRDPDQLLKSADMALSRAKAGGRGILHFYEEEMDRQAQARRAIEMDLRKAIQNEELAVYFQPMLNLKSLTITTCEALVRWPHPVRGMISPGDFIPVAEETGLVIELGRQVMRKAAQACVAWPDRVRVSVNLSSVQFERDDVVALVAETLKATGLDPDRLELEITETLLLKDSAAVLDSLNRLRAMGVRLALDDFGTGYSSLSYLHKFPIDKVKIDRSFVRSITTDRKAAKLLRGVTRLGSELGLSVVVEGVETLEQLKLIDAPGVVSEVQGFILSPAIPDAQLTALMGRSGKDLLRRAA; encoded by the coding sequence GTGCAGGGCAAGTCATCGAGCGACATGATGCGCGAGCTGCCCGTCGAAATTTACGTTTCGATGGTCGATGCGCTCTACGAGGACGTGCGCTCGCTGCTGCTGGGGATCGTCGCAGCCCTCGCGGGCACCGTCTACACGGCCTATCTCACCGGCCACCCGCTGCTCGTCTGCTTTCCCTTCGCCATCGTCCTCATCGGCGCCGTGCGCACGATGCGCATGATGGCCTACAGGCGCGTGCGCACGGAGGTGGTGACCTACGAGCAGGCGCTGCGCTGGGAGCGCGAGTACACGGTCGGCGCCAATCTCCTGGTTTTCACCATCGGCATCTGGTGCTTCGCGACCTTCAACCTGACGCAGTCGATGGCGGCGCACCTGTTCTGCGTCTCGGTGGCACTGTCCTACATGGTGGGCGTCACCGGCCGGAACTTTGCCAACGGCCCCTTCGTCGACAACCAGATCGCCCTTCTCTGCGCGCCCCTGGTGCTGGGCATGGTGATGACGGGGGTCTGGGACTATCTGATCCTGGCCTGTTTTGCGGTGCCCTTCTTCGGCAGCGTGCGCAGCATTGCGCGCCGCCTCAGGGACATCCTGCTCAACGCCATCATCGCCAAGCGCGACGTGTCGCTGCTCGCCGACCGCTTCGACACCGCCCTCAACAACATGCCGCACGGCCTCGCCATGTTCGACGCCGACGGCCGGCTAGTGGTGGTCAACCGCCGCTGGGCGCAGATTCTGCCGCTCGATCCCGACAGCCTCGCCCCCGGCGCCAGGGCCCGTGCCATCGTCGCCGCCTATGTCGATCTCGGCATCCTCAGCGAGCGTGACGGCGGCCGGGTACTCGACGCCGTGGCCCGGCGCGTCGACGGCCTGGCGCGCGAACAGTTCGAGCTGCAGGCCAACGGCTGCAACGTCGACCTGACCTTCCAGCCCATGGAGACCGGTGGTCTCGTGGTCGCCATCGAGGACATCACCGAGAAGCGCCGGACCGAGGCGCGGATCGCCCATATGGCGCGCCATGATGCCCTGACCGGACTGCCGAACCGGTCGCTGTTCCAGGAGCGGCTGGAAACGGCCCTCGCCATGACCGCCGACGACGACATGCTGGCCGTACTCTTCGTCGACCTCGACCACTTCCAGCAGGTCAACGACACACTCGGTCATACGGTGGGCGACGCGGTGCTGGTGGCGGTCGCCGACCGCCTGCGCTTCGCCGTGGGCGAGAACGACGTGGTGGCCCGCTTCGGCGCCGACGAATTCGTGGTGCTGCAGAGCGGTGGCCGCACCGTCAACGACGTCACCACTCTCGCCGCCCGCATCATCGAGACCATCAGCGACATCACGCAGATCGACGAGAAGCCCATCGCGATCGGGGCCTCGGTCGGCATCGCCCTGGCGCCGCGCGACGGCCGCGATCCGGACCAGCTGCTGAAGAGCGCCGACATGGCGCTCAGCCGCGCCAAGGCCGGCGGCCGCGGCATCCTGCATTTCTATGAAGAGGAGATGGATCGCCAGGCCCAGGCACGCCGGGCGATCGAGATGGATCTGCGCAAGGCGATCCAGAACGAAGAGCTGGCGGTCTATTTCCAGCCCATGCTGAACCTCAAGTCGCTGACCATCACGACCTGCGAGGCGCTGGTGCGCTGGCCGCATCCGGTGCGCGGGATGATCTCGCCGGGCGATTTCATCCCCGTCGCCGAGGAGACGGGTCTCGTCATCGAGCTTGGCCGACAGGTCATGCGCAAGGCGGCCCAGGCCTGCGTCGCCTGGCCGGACCGGGTGCGCGTCTCGGTCAACCTCTCCTCCGTCCAGTTCGAGCGTGACGACGTGGTGGCACTCGTCGCCGAAACGCTGAAGGCGACAGGCCTTGATCCGGACCGTCTCGAGCTCGAGATCACCGAGACCCTGCTGCTCAAGGACTCCGCTGCCGTCCTCGACAGCCTCAACAGGCTGCGGGCCATGGGCGTGCGGCTGGCGCTCGACGATTTCGGCACCGGCTATTCGAGCCTCAGCTACCTGCACAAGTTCCCGATCGACAAGGTCAAGATCGACCGCTCCTTCGTGCGCTCCATCACCACCGACCGGAAGGCCGCCAAGCTCCTGCGCGGCGTCACCCGCCTCGGATCGGAACTCGGCCTGTCGGTCGTCGTCGAAGGCGTCGAGACGCTGGAGCAGCTCAAGCTGATCGACGCGCCCGGCGTCGTCAGCGAGGTCCAGGGCTTCATCCTCAGCCCGGCGATCCCGGACGCGCAGCTCACCGCGCTGATGGGCCGGTCGGGCAAGGACCTGCTGCGCCGCGCCGCGTGA
- a CDS encoding CCA tRNA nucleotidyltransferase yields MKPLADLPDWLAGGNVPRLIGALAVDGDAVRAVGGAVRNWLVGMPPGDVDLATTAEPGTVAARAARAGFKVVPTGIDHGTVTVVVEGTGYEVTTLREDIATDGRRAVVRFGRDWRADAARRDFTINAMSLSAEGELFDYFGGRDDLAEGRVRFIGDARARVREDRLRILRLFRFHATYARGEIDREALAACIAEREGLADLSRERLRAEIMKLVAAPRAGATCQAMADCGLLGRVLGGVTTAAALDRLAAVERALSIGPDPVQRLGLLAVLTREDALRLRERLALSNAEFRRLDGIGHGWRIDPAAGEAAAKRLLYAVGPRGFRDRVLVGFARSGAPPDNPAWRALVALPERWTAPHFPVSGEELQRRGLAPGPDIGAVLAEVRERWMAADFPAGRAAVGALVDAALAGFVTGKQQSERPPDREY; encoded by the coding sequence ATGAAGCCGCTCGCGGACCTGCCGGACTGGCTCGCCGGGGGCAACGTGCCGCGGCTGATCGGGGCCCTCGCGGTGGACGGCGACGCGGTGCGGGCGGTCGGTGGGGCGGTCAGGAACTGGCTGGTCGGCATGCCGCCGGGGGACGTCGACCTCGCCACCACGGCGGAGCCCGGCACCGTCGCGGCGCGGGCGGCGCGGGCCGGTTTCAAGGTGGTGCCGACGGGCATCGACCACGGCACCGTCACCGTGGTGGTCGAGGGCACCGGCTACGAGGTGACGACGCTGCGCGAGGACATCGCGACGGATGGACGCAGGGCCGTCGTGCGGTTCGGCCGCGACTGGCGGGCCGATGCGGCGCGGCGCGACTTCACCATCAATGCCATGAGCCTTTCGGCGGAGGGCGAGCTCTTCGACTATTTCGGCGGCCGCGACGACCTCGCGGAGGGGAGGGTCCGGTTCATCGGTGACGCGCGGGCGCGCGTGCGCGAGGACCGGCTGCGCATCCTCCGCCTGTTCCGCTTCCACGCCACCTACGCGCGCGGAGAGATCGACCGCGAGGCGCTCGCCGCCTGCATCGCCGAGCGGGAGGGGCTCGCCGACCTCTCGCGCGAGCGCCTGCGCGCGGAGATCATGAAGCTCGTCGCCGCCCCGCGCGCGGGCGCGACATGCCAGGCCATGGCCGATTGCGGCCTCCTCGGCCGGGTGCTCGGGGGCGTGACCACGGCCGCCGCCCTGGACCGGCTCGCCGCCGTCGAGCGCGCCCTCTCCATCGGCCCCGACCCCGTGCAGCGCCTGGGGTTGCTGGCGGTCCTCACGCGCGAGGACGCGCTGCGCCTGCGCGAGCGCCTCGCCCTCTCCAATGCCGAATTCCGCCGCCTCGACGGCATCGGCCACGGCTGGCGCATCGATCCGGCCGCCGGGGAGGCCGCCGCGAAGAGGCTCCTCTACGCGGTCGGCCCGCGCGGCTTCCGCGACCGGGTTCTGGTCGGCTTCGCCCGCTCCGGCGCGCCGCCTGACAATCCGGCCTGGCGCGCCCTCGTTGCCCTTCCCGAGCGCTGGACGGCGCCGCACTTCCCTGTGTCGGGCGAGGAGCTGCAGCGACGTGGCCTCGCCCCGGGACCGGATATCGGGGCCGTCCTCGCCGAGGTTCGCGAGCGCTGGATGGCCGCGGATTTCCCGGCGGGCCGGGCGGCCGTGGGCGCGCTGGTCGACGCCGCCCTCGCCGGATTTGTAACGGGTAAGCAACAGTCGGAACGGCCCCCCGATCGCGAGTACTAG
- a CDS encoding DUF6111 family protein has protein sequence MRIVVNLLLFVLPFVLYIGWLHLKEKSPFLKEHWERRPVIWLGLFGIVLGGGYFLYHLAYQVRDPNVIYRPARVENGVFHPARMERRGDQAPR, from the coding sequence ATGAGGATCGTCGTCAATCTCCTGCTCTTCGTCCTGCCCTTCGTCCTCTATATCGGCTGGCTGCACCTGAAGGAGAAGAGCCCCTTCCTGAAGGAGCACTGGGAACGCCGGCCGGTGATCTGGCTCGGCCTGTTCGGCATCGTGCTGGGCGGCGGCTACTTCCTCTACCACCTCGCCTATCAGGTGCGGGACCCCAACGTGATCTACCGCCCGGCGCGGGTGGAGAACGGCGTCTTCCATCCCGCCCGCATGGAGCGGCGCGGCGACCAGGCACCGCGATGA
- a CDS encoding CoA pyrophosphatase, whose protein sequence is MSTDEFSTVVTRRLSLAVPSVRQDLFGALGNGPDLGDHTVNEGRPARPAAVLVPVVARPVPTILLTQRSSDMPDHSGQIAFPGGKIEPGDATPLDAALREAEEEVGLARAHVRPLGYLLPFHSRTGYLITPVVGLVTPPFELTLNPREVTDAFEVPLAFLMDPRNHQKKSRDFNGQTRHFYAMPFENRYIWGITAGILRNLWERLSEDAVAGDGA, encoded by the coding sequence CTGTCGACCGACGAATTCAGCACGGTCGTCACCCGCCGGCTGTCGCTCGCCGTGCCCTCCGTGCGGCAGGACCTGTTCGGCGCCCTCGGCAACGGCCCCGACCTTGGCGACCACACGGTCAACGAGGGGCGCCCGGCCCGCCCGGCGGCGGTGCTGGTGCCCGTCGTGGCGCGGCCGGTGCCGACCATCCTCTTGACCCAGCGTTCCAGCGACATGCCGGATCATTCCGGCCAGATCGCCTTTCCCGGCGGCAAGATCGAGCCGGGGGACGCAACGCCGCTCGACGCCGCGCTCCGCGAGGCGGAGGAGGAGGTGGGGCTGGCGCGGGCCCATGTGCGCCCGCTCGGCTATCTCCTGCCCTTCCACTCGCGGACCGGCTATCTGATCACGCCGGTGGTCGGGCTGGTGACGCCGCCCTTCGAGCTGACGCTCAACCCGCGGGAGGTGACGGACGCCTTCGAGGTGCCGCTCGCCTTCCTGATGGACCCGCGCAACCACCAGAAGAAGTCGCGCGACTTCAACGGCCAGACGCGGCACTTCTACGCCATGCCCTTCGAGAACCGTTACATCTGGGGCATCACCGCCGGCATCCTCCGCAACCTCTGGGAGCGCCTCAGCGAGGATGCTGTGGCGGGGGACGGGGCATGA
- a CDS encoding DUF1285 domain-containing protein has product MTPPAGLDAIAAQVKRGGGGAPVHLWNPPFCGDLDIRIAADGTWYYMKSPIGRMPLVKLFSSVLKREDGRFFLVTPVEKIGITVDDAPFTAVEMRAEGEGRERRLAFRTQVDDWIEVRDEHPLRFEKETGTEGVKPYLHVRRDLWALVSRALFHDLASLGEVASHEGRDWFGVFIAGRFYPMVEATEIEGLT; this is encoded by the coding sequence ATGACCCCGCCGGCCGGGCTCGACGCCATCGCCGCCCAGGTGAAACGGGGCGGCGGCGGGGCGCCCGTGCACCTGTGGAACCCGCCCTTTTGCGGCGACCTCGACATCCGGATCGCGGCGGACGGCACCTGGTACTACATGAAGTCGCCGATCGGCCGGATGCCGCTCGTGAAGCTGTTTTCCTCGGTTCTGAAGCGGGAAGACGGGCGATTCTTTCTCGTCACGCCGGTGGAGAAAATCGGGATCACCGTCGACGACGCGCCCTTCACCGCGGTGGAGATGCGGGCCGAGGGCGAGGGGAGGGAGCGGCGCCTCGCCTTCCGCACCCAGGTGGACGACTGGATCGAGGTGCGCGACGAGCATCCCCTGCGCTTCGAGAAGGAGACCGGGACGGAGGGCGTCAAGCCCTACCTGCACGTGCGCCGCGACCTCTGGGCGCTGGTCTCCCGCGCGCTCTTTCACGATCTCGCGAGCCTCGGCGAGGTCGCCTCCCACGAGGGGCGGGACTGGTTCGGCGTCTTCATTGCGGGGCGCTTCTATCCCATGGTGGAAGCGACCGAGATCGAGGGCCTGACGTGA